Part of the Sinomonas atrocyanea genome is shown below.
TCTACAAGCCCCGCATGGACCGCGAGCTCCTGCAGACCTACGGCAAGGGCATCATCGCGACCACCGGGTGCCCGTCCGGCGAGGTCCAGACGAAGCTGCGGCTCGGCCTCTACAAGGAGGCCCGCGAGGCCGCCTCGGAGTTCCGGGACATCTTCGGCGCGGACAACTTCTTCTGCGAGGTCATGGACCATGGCCTCGACATCGAGCGCAACGTCCAGGCGGAGCTGTACCGGCTGGCCAAGGACCTCGGGCTGCCGCTCGTGGCCACCAACGACCTGCACTACACCCACGCCGAGGACGCCTCGAGCCACGCCGCACTCCTGTGCGTCCAGTCGGGCTCGACCCTCGCGGACCCCAAGCGCTTCAAGTTCGACGCGGACGAGTTCTACCTCAAGTCCCCGGACGAGATGCGCGCGATCTTCGGCGACCACCCCGAGGCCTGCGACAACACGCTGCTCATCGCCGAGCGGTGCAACGTCGAGTTCAACACCAAGGCCAGCTACATGCCCCGCTTCCCCTGCCCCGAGGGGGAGAACGAGGAGTCCTGGTTCGTCAAGGAGGTCGAGCGCGGCCTCCACTACCGCTTCCCCCAGGGCATCCCGGACGCGGTGCGCAAGCAGGCCGAGTACGAGATCGGCATCATCACCCAGATGGGCTTCCCGGGCTACTTCCTCGTCGTCGCGGACTTCATCAACTGGGCCAAGGACAACGGCATCCGCGTCGGCCCGGGCCGCGGCTCGGGTGCGGGCTCGATGGCCGCCTACGCGATGCGCATCACCGACCTCAACCCGCTGGACCACGGTCTGATCTTCGAGCGCTTCCTCAACCCGGACCGCGTCTCGATGCCCGACTTCGACGTCGACTTCGACGACCGCCGCCGCTCGGAGGTCATCAAGTACGTCACCGAGAAGTACGGAGACGACCGCGTTGCGATGATCGTCACGTACGGGACGATCAAGGCGAAGCAGGCCCTCAAGGACTCCTCCCGCGTGCTCGGGTACCCGTTCTCCGTGGGGGAGCGGCTCACCAAGGCCATGCCGCCGGACGTCATGGGCAAGGGCATGCCGCTCGCAGACATCCACAACCCCGAGGCCAAGCGCTACGGCGAGGCCGAGGAGATGCGCGAGCTGCTGCGCACCGACGCGGACGCGCAGCGCGTCTTCGAGACGGCCACGGGCCTCGAGGGGCTGAAGCGCCAGTGGGGCGTCCATGCCGCCGGCGTCATCATGTCCTCGCACCCGCTGATCGACATCGTGCCGATCATGCGCCGCGAGCAGGACGGCCAGGTCATCACCCAGTTCGACTACCCGACCTGCGAGGGCCTGGGCCTGATCAAGATGGACTTCCTCGGCCTGAGGAACCTGACGATCATCACGGACGCCCTGGACAACATCAAGCTCAACCAGGGCATCGACCTCGACCTCGAACGGCTCGAGCTCGACGACGCCGCCTCCTACGAGCTCCTCGCCCGCGGCGACACGCTCGGGGTGTTCCAGCTCGACGGCGGCCCCATGCGCTCGCTCCTGAAGCTCATGCGCCCGGACAACTTCGAGGACATCTCCGCCGTCCTCGCGCTCTACCGGCCCGGCCCCATGGGCGCCAACGCCCACACCAACTACGCGCTGCGCAAGAACGGGCTACAGGAGATCACCCCGATCCATCCCGAGCTCGAGGAGCCACTGCGGGAGATCCTGGACACGACCTTCGGCCTGATCGTCTATCAGGAGCAGGTCATGGCGATCGCGCAGAAGGTAGCCGGCTACTCGCTCGGACAGGCGGACATCCTCCGCCGCGCCATGGGCAAGAAGAAGAAGTCCGAGCTGGACAAGCAGTTCGCGGGATTCTCAGGGGGCATGCGGGAGCGCGGCTACTCCGACGCCGCGGTCAAGGCCCTCTGGGACATCCTCCTGCCGTTCTCCGACTATGCGTTCAACAAGGCCCACTCGGCCGCGTACGGAGTCGTCTCCTACTGGACGGCGTACCTCAAGGCGCACTACCCGGCGGAGTACATGGCGGCGCTGCTGACGAGCGTCGGCGACGACAAGGACAAGTGCGCCATGTACCTGAACGAGTGCCGCCACATGGGCATCACCGTGCTGCCGCCCGATGTGAACGAGTCCGCCCTGAACTTCACCCCGGTGGGCAAGGACATCCGCTTCGGCATGGGCGCCATCCGCAACGTCGGCGCGAACGTGGTCCACTCGATGGTCGCCGCGCGGGAGGAGAAGGGCGCCTTCACGGGGTTCTCGGACTTCCTCACCAAGGTCCCCGCCGTGGTGTGCAACAAGCGCACCATCGAATCCCTCGTCAAGGCCGGCGCGTTCGACTCGCTCGGCCACCCCCGCCGCTCCCTCGCGATGATCCACGAGGAGGCGGTGGACGCCGTCATCACCCTCAAGCGCAACGAGGCGAACAACCAGTTCGACCTCTTCAGCGCCTTCGGCGACGCCGAGGGCGGGGCTGCGGCGGGCCTCGCCGTCGAGATCCCCGACCTGCCGGAGTGGGAGAAGAAGGACAAGCTCGCCTTCGAGCGCGACATGCTCGGCCTCTACGTCTCCGACCACCCGCTCCAGGGGCTCGAGGGCGTGCTCGCGCAGCACGCCGAGACCGGCATCAGCGCGCTCATCGCGGACGAGGGCCCGGCGGACGGGTCGATCGTGACGATCGCGGGCATGATCACCTCCCTGTCCCGCCGCATCGCCAAGGCCAGCGGCAACGCCTACGCCCGCGCCGAGGTCGAGGACCTCGGGGCGTCGATCGAGGTCATGTTCTTCGGACAGGTCTACGGGCCGATCTCCGCGATCCTCGCCGAGGACCTCATCGTCGTGGTCAAGGGCAGGCTGCAGCGGCGGGACGACGGCAACGTGACGCTCAACGCCATGGAGCTCACCGTCCCGGACCTCTCGGACGCCGCCGGCGGCCCCGTGGTCATCAGCATGCCCACCCACAAGGCGACCGAACGGGTGGTGACGCAGCTCGGGGACGTCCTCAAGACGCATCCGGGCCACAACGAGGTCCAGCTCAGGCTCCAGGGGACGCGGAGCATCGAGGTGATGCGCCTCGGCGTGCACCTGCGGGTGAACCCGAACCCCGCGCTGTTCGGAGACCTCAAGGTCCTCCTCGGCCCGGCGTGCCTCGATGCCTGAGGCACCCCGGATGCCCGAAGCCCCCCAGACGCCGGAAGGCCCCCAGGCACCGGAAGGCCCCCAGACGCCCGAGGCGCCCGGGAGCCCCGGGGCGGCGGCGGAGGACGCGCAGCGCTCCGAGCGCCGGGAGCGGATGTCGCTCGTGCGCTGGTGCCTGTACCCGCTGCTCGGCGGCCTGGTGCTGGGCACCGTCTGGGTCGTCGCGGCGCCCGGCGGGCTCTTCTACGGCGCCGGGACGGACTACGAGACCTGGGACGAGCGGGACCTCCTGTTCGGCGCGCTGGGGCTCGCCGCGGGACTGGCGGTGACGGTGGCCCTCGCGGTGGGACGCCGCCGGAGCGGCCTGCCGAATCGGGGCCTGGCCGCCCTCGCGGGGAGCACGCTCGGCACGCTCGCCGCCTTGGGGACCGGCGTGGGCCTCGGACACGTGCTCGGGGCCCGCGGAGTCAGCCCCTCGGTCGCGGAGTCGGCCTTCGGGCTGCAGGCCCTCAGCGCGCTCGCGGTCTGGCCAGCCGTCGTCGCCCTCGCCGTGCTCGCCTTCACCACGCTGTGGTGGATCCCGCCCAGCGAGTGACCGGCACGCGGGGCGCAGGGGCGCCCCCGGTAGACTAGGGCGGTGACTTCCGCCGCCCCCACCCCCGCCTCGCCCGCCTTCCGCACCATCGACCTGCGGGGACACGCCCTCGGTCCCGCGGAGCTCCGGGCCGCGGTGCCGCGCCTCACGGCGGGAGACGGCACCGGCGTGGAGCAGGCGGTGCGCGGCATCATCGCCGACGTGCGGGCCCGCGGGTTCGCGGCGCTCTCCGAGCTCGCGGCGAAGTTCGACGGGGTCGAGCAGCGCCACCCGCGGGTGCCCGCCGAGGCCATCTCCGCCGCGCTCGACACGCTCGATCCCGCCGTCCGCGCCGCCCTCGAGGAGTCGATCGCGCGCGCCAGGGCGTTCGCGGCCGCGCAGGTCCCCGCCGACGTCACCGTGCACCCGGCCGACGGCGCCTCGGTCACCCAGCGGTGGGTGCCCGTGCGCCGCGTGGGCCTCTACGTCCCCGGCGGCCTCGCCGTCTACCCCTCGAGCGTGGTCATGAACGTGGTGCCGGCCCAGGCGGCCGGCGTCGGCTCGATCGCGCTCGCCTCCCCGCCGCAGAAGGAGAACGGGGGCCTGCCCCACCCCACGATCCTCGCCGCCGCGGCCCTCCTCGGCATCGACGAGGTCTACGCGATCGGCGGGGCGCAGGCCATCGTCTCCTTCGCCTACGGCATCCCCGCGGGGACGGAAGGCGAGCACGACGGCCGCGGCGCGCTTCCCGCGATCGAGCCGGCCGACGTCGTCACCGGCCCCGGGAACATCTTCGTCGCCACGGCGAAGCGGCTGGTCAAGGGCGTGGTGGGGATCGACGCCGAGGCCGGCCCCACCGAGATCGCGGTCCTCGCCGACGCCGGCGCGCGCCCGGAGCTCGTGGCCGCGGACCTCATCAGCCAGGCGGAACACGATCCCCGCGCGGGCAGCGTCCTCGTCACGGACTCCCCACAGCTCGCGGAGCGCGTCCGCGAGCAGCTCGCGGTCCTCGCCGAGCGCACCAAGCACCGCGACCGCGTCGTCGAGGCGCTCTCCGGTGAGCAGTCCGGCGTCGTGCTCGTCGACGACCTTGCGGCCGGCATCGCTGTGTGCGACGCGTACGCCGCCGAGCACCTCGAGATCATGACGGCGGACGCGCCCGCCGTCGCCGCCCGGATCCGCAATGCCGGGGCGGTGTTCGTGGGCGACTACAGCCCGGTGAGCCTGGGCGACTACTGCGCCGGCTCCAACCATGTCCTTCCGACGTCCGGCACCGCCGCCTTCTCCTCCGGCCTGAACGTCACGACGTTCCTGCGGGCCATCCAGGTGGTGGACTACTCCGAGGCGGCCCTCAGGGGCGTCTCGGCGCACATCCGCAGCCTCTCCGACGCCGAGGACCTCCCCGCCCACGGGGACGCCGTCGATGCGAGGTTCGCCGGCGCCTGAGCCCCTACACGTAGTGTCCCGGACACTACATGTTGTGGTCTTCCCTTGTGGCGCGGGGCCCGCGGTCAGTAGGATGGACTGCGTGTACTGCCCGTTCTGCCGCAACCCCGATTCCCGCGTCGTCGACAGCCGTCTCCAGGACGACGGCTCGGCCATCCGGCGCCGCCGGCAGTGCCCCGAGTGCGGCCGGCGGTTCACCACGCTCGAGACCACGAGCCTGACCGTCCTCAAGCGCTCCGGCGCCGGCGAGCCGTTCAGCCGCTCCAAGGTCATCAACGGCGTCCGCAAGGCGTGCCAGGGCCGCCCCG
Proteins encoded:
- the dnaE gene encoding DNA polymerase III subunit alpha — encoded protein: MTSSGSFVHLHNHTEYSMLDGAARLGDLFSHAEELGMSALATTDHGFVFGAFDFWKKATDAGIKPVIGVEAYLTPGTARQDKTRVRWGEGGRDDVSGAGAYTHMTMWAEDTRGMHNLFRMSSLASLEGYLYKPRMDRELLQTYGKGIIATTGCPSGEVQTKLRLGLYKEAREAASEFRDIFGADNFFCEVMDHGLDIERNVQAELYRLAKDLGLPLVATNDLHYTHAEDASSHAALLCVQSGSTLADPKRFKFDADEFYLKSPDEMRAIFGDHPEACDNTLLIAERCNVEFNTKASYMPRFPCPEGENEESWFVKEVERGLHYRFPQGIPDAVRKQAEYEIGIITQMGFPGYFLVVADFINWAKDNGIRVGPGRGSGAGSMAAYAMRITDLNPLDHGLIFERFLNPDRVSMPDFDVDFDDRRRSEVIKYVTEKYGDDRVAMIVTYGTIKAKQALKDSSRVLGYPFSVGERLTKAMPPDVMGKGMPLADIHNPEAKRYGEAEEMRELLRTDADAQRVFETATGLEGLKRQWGVHAAGVIMSSHPLIDIVPIMRREQDGQVITQFDYPTCEGLGLIKMDFLGLRNLTIITDALDNIKLNQGIDLDLERLELDDAASYELLARGDTLGVFQLDGGPMRSLLKLMRPDNFEDISAVLALYRPGPMGANAHTNYALRKNGLQEITPIHPELEEPLREILDTTFGLIVYQEQVMAIAQKVAGYSLGQADILRRAMGKKKKSELDKQFAGFSGGMRERGYSDAAVKALWDILLPFSDYAFNKAHSAAYGVVSYWTAYLKAHYPAEYMAALLTSVGDDKDKCAMYLNECRHMGITVLPPDVNESALNFTPVGKDIRFGMGAIRNVGANVVHSMVAAREEKGAFTGFSDFLTKVPAVVCNKRTIESLVKAGAFDSLGHPRRSLAMIHEEAVDAVITLKRNEANNQFDLFSAFGDAEGGAAAGLAVEIPDLPEWEKKDKLAFERDMLGLYVSDHPLQGLEGVLAQHAETGISALIADEGPADGSIVTIAGMITSLSRRIAKASGNAYARAEVEDLGASIEVMFFGQVYGPISAILAEDLIVVVKGRLQRRDDGNVTLNAMELTVPDLSDAAGGPVVISMPTHKATERVVTQLGDVLKTHPGHNEVQLRLQGTRSIEVMRLGVHLRVNPNPALFGDLKVLLGPACLDA
- the hisD gene encoding histidinol dehydrogenase, with protein sequence MTSAAPTPASPAFRTIDLRGHALGPAELRAAVPRLTAGDGTGVEQAVRGIIADVRARGFAALSELAAKFDGVEQRHPRVPAEAISAALDTLDPAVRAALEESIARARAFAAAQVPADVTVHPADGASVTQRWVPVRRVGLYVPGGLAVYPSSVVMNVVPAQAAGVGSIALASPPQKENGGLPHPTILAAAALLGIDEVYAIGGAQAIVSFAYGIPAGTEGEHDGRGALPAIEPADVVTGPGNIFVATAKRLVKGVVGIDAEAGPTEIAVLADAGARPELVAADLISQAEHDPRAGSVLVTDSPQLAERVREQLAVLAERTKHRDRVVEALSGEQSGVVLVDDLAAGIAVCDAYAAEHLEIMTADAPAVAARIRNAGAVFVGDYSPVSLGDYCAGSNHVLPTSGTAAFSSGLNVTTFLRAIQVVDYSEAALRGVSAHIRSLSDAEDLPAHGDAVDARFAGA